Genomic window (Longimicrobiales bacterium):
TGTTGCGGAAAGCTTCTTTGCGACGCTGAAGCGCGAGCTCGTCAGCGGTGCAGACTGGCGCACGCGGGCCGAGGCGAAAGGCGCCGTGTTCACGTACATCGAGACGTGGTACAACCGGAGGCGGCTGCACTCCAGCCTGGGCTATCTAGCACCCGCCTCCTACGAACGTCAGCTGCAACTCAAGAAGCCTGCAGCTTAACCACAGTGTCCACCAAACCGGGGCAACCCCACACTGTGCCCACTGTGGACCCCGTGTGAATAAAACTCGGCGCCCTCCGCGTCTCAGCGGTGAATAACCGACATTGAATCCGTCAGCACCGTAGCACGAGTCGCGGATAGCGCCTCATAGCCGTTTCGAACGATCGATTCGAGAAGCGCATCATCGGACCGGCGTGCAGCGGCGACCAGCGTATCACGCGTGACGACGCCTAGCGGCCGGGACGCAATGAGCACGACCTGCCGCCGATTCGGGACGTGCAGCAGGTGAGCGGCAGCGAAAACGCTGCGGTACGTCGCGAGCATGGATGCGTACGCGTCGTTTGCCGTCCAGAGATTGCTCAGCACGACCCCCGACGGCCGCAGCCGCGAATGCACGACCTCCAGGAACTCGCGCGTGGCGAGGGAGTGGGGGATCGCATCGTCGGAGAACGCGTCGAGCACGATGAGGTCCCAGGATTCAACGGCGGCAGCCTCGATCAAGGCCCGGCCGTCGGCCGTGTGCACGCGCAGCAGGGAATCAGGACGGAAGCCGAAGTGCTCCTGCGCGACGTGCACGATCAGGGGATCGATCTCCACGACGTCGATCGTGGCGCGCGGCAACACCTGGCGGGCATGCATGGGCATGGCGCCGCCGCCAAGACCGACGTAC
Coding sequences:
- a CDS encoding fused MFS/spermidine synthase, which codes for MADRLAKPGRKRGANGLWLAAAALFALVLILLLSQRPRVVFDEVGEYGRVRVTENAAGLRTLYTGEGRARQSVIRPGDPLHLELPYTRVASIGLALVPPDAHILYVGLGGGAMPMHARQVLPRATIDVVEIDPLIVHVAQEHFGFRPDSLLRVHTADGRALIEAAAVESWDLIVLDAFSDDAIPHSLATREFLEVVHSRLRPSGVVLSNLWTANDAYASMLATYRSVFAAAHLLHVPNRRQVVLIASRPLGVVTRDTLVAAARRSDDALLESIVRNGYEALSATRATVLTDSMSVIHR